In Flavobacteriales bacterium, a single window of DNA contains:
- a CDS encoding acyl transferase, which translates to MHWVFDNNISFEEKALQVFRLQAEECLLYKHYLDLLKIDIDKINSIQKIPFLPIEFFKSNTILSKNKTAQITFSSSGTTGQQRSEHHIAELSIYEDSFRLGFDYFYGNPKDYRIFALLPSYLEREGSSLVYMCNQLIKDSQHPQSGFYLNNLKDLSEILSQTSDRKTLLIGVSYALLDLAEQFPQHLNNTIVMETGGMKGKRQEMIKSELHQKLKTSFQLQQIHSEYGMTELLSQAYSKGNGIFENPPWMKVLIRDTEDPFQIVSHHQTGGLNIIDLANINSCSFIATQDLGKSLDDTNFELKGRFDQADLRGCNLLLEENDYTKS; encoded by the coding sequence ATGCATTGGGTTTTTGATAACAACATCTCTTTCGAAGAAAAAGCACTACAAGTTTTTAGACTTCAAGCCGAAGAATGTTTACTTTATAAACACTATTTGGACCTTTTAAAAATTGATATTGATAAGATTAACTCCATTCAAAAAATACCTTTTTTACCCATAGAGTTTTTTAAATCTAATACCATATTGTCAAAGAATAAAACTGCACAAATAACATTTAGCAGTAGTGGCACAACAGGTCAACAACGCAGTGAACATCATATCGCTGAACTGTCTATATATGAAGATAGCTTCAGACTTGGTTTCGACTATTTCTATGGCAATCCTAAAGACTATCGCATTTTTGCACTACTACCCTCATACCTTGAAAGAGAAGGCTCATCATTAGTTTATATGTGCAACCAACTCATAAAAGATAGTCAGCACCCACAAAGTGGGTTTTACCTCAACAACCTCAAAGATTTATCAGAAATTTTATCTCAAACTAGTGATAGGAAAACATTACTCATAGGTGTCAGTTATGCACTATTAGACCTTGCCGAACAATTTCCTCAACACTTGAACAATACTATTGTAATGGAGACGGGAGGCATGAAAGGTAAACGCCAAGAAATGATAAAAAGTGAATTGCATCAAAAGCTAAAAACCTCTTTTCAACTACAGCAAATACACTCCGAATATGGTATGACTGAATTGCTTTCTCAGGCTTACTCTAAAGGAAATGGAATCTTTGAAAACCCTCCTTGGATGAAGGTATTAATTAGAGATACTGAAGATCCCTTTCAAATTGTTTCTCACCACCAAACAGGTGGACTTAATATCATTGACTTAGCCAACATTAACTCATGTTCATTTATTGCAACTCAAGATTTGGGGAAATCACTAGATGATACTAACTTTGAACTCAAAGGTCGTTTTGACCAAGCAGACCTTAGAGGCTGTAACTTATTGCTAGAAGAAAATGATTATACGAAAAGCTAA
- a CDS encoding GNAT family N-acetyltransferase, producing MIIRKAKKNELDDIMQVYKSCVSGMIALGIDQWDESYPNREVIEQDLEIGDYYVGLIDKEIVAGIKIDSVQDPTYLTIDWADKTNNFMVVHRLCSKTKVWSQGVGKKMMDFAESLAKKNNCVSMRLDTYINNPKAIAFYKRIGYNQLGDIKLKPHKDIYYCFEKVF from the coding sequence ATGATTATACGAAAAGCTAAAAAAAATGAACTCGATGACATAATGCAAGTCTATAAATCTTGTGTAAGCGGCATGATTGCCCTAGGGATAGACCAATGGGACGAAAGCTACCCCAATCGAGAAGTCATTGAACAAGATTTAGAAATTGGCGACTATTATGTAGGGCTTATTGATAAGGAAATTGTTGCAGGTATAAAGATTGATTCTGTTCAAGACCCTACTTATCTTACGATAGATTGGGCAGACAAAACCAATAATTTCATGGTTGTACATAGGCTTTGTTCTAAAACCAAAGTATGGAGTCAAGGTGTTGGCAAAAAAATGATGGACTTTGCTGAAAGTTTAGCAAAAAAGAACAATTGTGTGTCAATGCGATTGGATACCTACATCAACAACCCTAAAGCCATAGCGTTTTATAAACGTATAGGATATAATCAACTTGGAGATATCAAACTCAAACCTCATAAAGATATTTATTACTGTTTTGAAAAGGTTTTTTAA
- a CDS encoding gliding motility-associated C-terminal domain-containing protein: MKSKLIFIFFTFLYHFHSAQNLVPDSSFEDYESCQTNLSQFDLLNQWYNPTPGDQNAATPDYFNSCSNSIYWGTTNTLGSQTPRTGAGMAGILFADAFDSETNTEFISVQLNEELDSGQIYEMGFWASHADLVGFFAKPVGLYVSDTMIIFPEPSPENNYNNGAEFNYDPQVEHDEYITEHDDWVEVKGCFTATGGENFLTIGAFHPTQFQTIPNPDGYASYQMSYLYIDDVFLRAYNNSTPFSIGNDTIICPGDSIVLEFDESLRFQDSINTNRFVINGAGTYWGGNSCYGYDTIVVSTVNQLSIELPDDTTLCFGETIDIDINTDNQIIWSNGSTNPSLSISDEGIYWAEIYNQCYSARDSIEVNYMPEVISPLGNDTIICQGESIVLNPNLSPIIWNDSSTLPTLTVKESGIYWFESGRCYKDTINISVMDKIQIDLGNDTAICLGTSIKLDVESPNITKYLWQDNYNGSAYIVTIEGEYWVVVENLCDKTSDSIKVDVIPNLPDIHLGNDFTYCKDSTYSLNFDFPNNQYFSYRWSDNTTSSTKSITEPGYYKLEVESECNKLSSDILISQKCYCDIYIADSFSPNGDLKNDNFSIFSSCEFEYYHLQIFNRWGQLIFESNELKNSWNGKFKNEYVQSGVYTYKLTYLFELPKNHINRLKVEKGIINLLK; encoded by the coding sequence ATGAAATCAAAACTTATTTTTATATTCTTTACATTTTTATACCATTTTCATAGTGCACAAAACCTTGTGCCAGATTCTAGTTTTGAAGATTACGAATCATGCCAAACAAATCTGAGCCAATTTGACCTGCTAAACCAATGGTATAATCCAACACCAGGTGATCAAAATGCGGCTACTCCAGATTATTTTAATAGTTGTTCTAATTCTATTTATTGGGGGACAACTAATACATTAGGTAGTCAAACTCCTAGAACAGGAGCAGGAATGGCAGGCATTTTATTTGCAGATGCATTTGATAGTGAAACCAATACCGAATTTATTTCAGTACAGCTTAACGAAGAATTAGATTCGGGGCAAATATATGAAATGGGATTTTGGGCAAGTCACGCCGATTTAGTAGGCTTTTTTGCTAAACCAGTTGGGTTATATGTCTCTGACACTATGATCATTTTTCCTGAGCCATCGCCTGAAAATAATTATAATAATGGTGCTGAATTCAATTATGACCCTCAAGTAGAACATGATGAATATATCACTGAACACGATGACTGGGTAGAAGTTAAAGGATGTTTTACAGCAACAGGAGGAGAAAATTTTTTAACTATTGGAGCATTTCACCCTACTCAATTTCAAACTATACCAAATCCTGATGGATACGCTTCATACCAAATGTCTTACCTATACATAGACGATGTGTTTCTCAGGGCATATAACAATTCAACACCTTTTTCGATAGGTAACGATACAATTATTTGTCCAGGAGATTCTATTGTGTTAGAATTTGATGAATCATTACGATTTCAAGATTCTATTAATACAAATCGATTTGTTATTAATGGAGCAGGAACCTATTGGGGAGGAAACAGTTGCTATGGATACGATACTATTGTCGTGTCAACAGTCAATCAACTTAGTATAGAACTCCCTGATGACACAACATTATGTTTTGGCGAAACAATAGATATTGATATTAATACAGACAATCAAATTATTTGGTCAAATGGTTCGACAAACCCATCTCTATCCATTTCCGACGAAGGAATATATTGGGCAGAAATATACAATCAATGCTATTCAGCTAGAGATAGTATAGAAGTAAATTATATGCCTGAAGTTATATCTCCATTAGGCAACGACACTATTATTTGCCAAGGCGAATCTATTGTATTAAATCCCAATCTGAGTCCCATTATATGGAATGATAGTTCTACTTTACCTACACTTACAGTCAAAGAAAGTGGAATATATTGGTTTGAGTCGGGCAGATGCTATAAAGACACCATAAACATTTCTGTTATGGATAAAATACAAATCGATTTAGGTAATGATACAGCAATATGTCTAGGTACATCAATCAAATTGGATGTAGAGTCGCCTAATATTACTAAGTATTTATGGCAAGACAATTATAACGGAAGTGCCTATATTGTTACTATCGAAGGAGAATATTGGGTTGTAGTTGAAAATCTATGTGATAAAACTTCAGATAGTATAAAAGTAGATGTCATTCCAAATTTACCGGACATTCATTTAGGAAATGATTTTACGTATTGCAAAGACTCTACCTATTCTTTAAATTTTGATTTTCCTAACAACCAATACTTTAGCTATAGGTGGTCTGACAACACAACAAGTTCAACCAAATCTATAACAGAACCAGGGTATTATAAATTAGAAGTCGAAAGCGAATGTAATAAACTATCATCTGACATACTAATTTCTCAAAAATGTTATTGTGATATATACATAGCAGATTCTTTTTCCCCAAATGGAGATTTAAAAAACGATAACTTCTCAATATTTAGTTCGTGTGAATTCGAATACTACCATTTGCAAATATTTAATCGATGGGGGCAACTTATTTTTGAATCGAATGAATTAAAAAATAGTTGGAATGGCAAATTCAAAAATGAGTACGTGCAATCAGGTGTTTACACTTATAAATTGACCTATCTTTTTGAACTTCCTAAAAATCATATTAATCGACTTAAAGTTGAAAAAGGCATAATTAATCTGCTAAAATGA
- a CDS encoding gliding motility-associated C-terminal domain-containing protein — MIRIAKHYNLIIIIMAFLCFSQIKGQNLIPNPSFEEFDTSFVLPGPYYLNQSFGIYDDWKSINTADFYYTENYWIFDNMSPSLFDSLTTFIYVGADSCFLCVPQNNFGYRTARTGNGYTGIRAYSGAYGHNYKEYIKVEFTEPLIQDKLYHLSFYVCPSAQNPFFLNSLGAFVSDVELYNYLSSSVSAQILTNQTLSNTSEWVEVKGVFRANGGESYITIGNFDTDTVFDDPFFNVPLSCLYYFLEDVSVYPYSNLQDTSICQGDTIILKPLRQENANCLWQDGSTDSIFYAYEEGTYWMKQSYYIAETSTMAYHYDTIIVNYKQVDSLLTTNLGNDTSICTGETITLNTTNTDVNYLWSNGSNGNQLTTGQAGVIWLKEFNECLSTSDTIHLNLIAPLTLDLGSDTSFCSGDTMVIIPTINTDEIQYLWHNGSVSETFTASEEGMYWLQIKNHCEVIADTIQINHFDSIYVDLGQDTTICFNTSHTLRVISPNVNILWSDGSKGSSLDVNEAGLYHVRISNQCKILRDSIEISVYPRLQLNLGEDIELCEDDTIGFEVHFDVSNENAKYLWQDGNNKANYTINKLGNYWVEVSSSCEKLKDDLIVKYFCRCELFFPNCFTPNQDEINDRFLSLQNCDYLNYHLQIFDRWGERIYETFDNKIGWDGKYKGQICPIGVYSYKVNYQFLESNVIGRKTGNFILAK; from the coding sequence ATGATAAGAATAGCAAAACATTATAATTTGATAATTATTATAATGGCATTCTTATGTTTCAGTCAAATTAAAGGACAAAACCTTATCCCCAATCCTAGCTTTGAAGAATTTGACACTTCCTTTGTCCTTCCTGGTCCTTATTATTTAAATCAATCCTTTGGAATATATGATGATTGGAAAAGTATCAATACTGCCGACTTCTACTATACCGAAAACTATTGGATTTTCGATAATATGTCTCCTTCTCTATTTGACAGTCTGACTACTTTTATCTATGTTGGAGCGGACTCTTGCTTTTTATGTGTACCACAAAATAATTTTGGATACAGAACAGCAAGAACAGGCAACGGATATACAGGCATAAGAGCATATAGTGGCGCATATGGACATAATTATAAAGAGTATATCAAAGTAGAGTTTACAGAACCACTTATTCAAGACAAACTTTATCATCTTTCATTTTACGTTTGTCCATCAGCACAAAATCCTTTTTTTTTGAACTCACTAGGTGCTTTTGTTAGCGATGTTGAGTTATACAATTATCTTTCCTCAAGTGTTTCTGCTCAAATATTAACCAATCAGACTCTTTCAAATACCTCAGAATGGGTAGAAGTAAAAGGAGTTTTTAGAGCAAATGGTGGAGAAAGTTATATTACCATTGGTAATTTTGATACTGATACAGTATTCGATGACCCTTTCTTTAATGTACCACTCAGTTGTTTATACTACTTTCTTGAAGATGTTTCAGTATATCCATATTCCAACCTACAAGACACAAGTATATGTCAAGGAGATACTATTATCCTTAAACCTTTGCGACAAGAAAACGCCAATTGTTTGTGGCAAGATGGCTCAACAGATAGTATTTTTTACGCTTATGAAGAGGGAACTTATTGGATGAAGCAAAGCTATTACATAGCAGAAACCTCAACCATGGCGTACCACTATGACACCATCATTGTAAATTATAAACAAGTTGATAGCTTATTGACTACTAATTTAGGTAATGATACTAGCATTTGCACTGGTGAAACTATAACCCTAAACACAACAAATACGGATGTAAATTATTTATGGAGTAATGGTAGTAATGGGAATCAACTCACAACTGGACAAGCTGGGGTTATCTGGTTAAAAGAATTCAACGAATGTTTATCCACTAGTGACACGATACATTTAAATCTAATTGCACCGCTAACTCTTGACTTAGGTTCAGACACTAGCTTTTGTAGTGGAGATACGATGGTCATAATACCAACAATTAATACCGATGAAATTCAATACTTATGGCACAATGGCTCTGTTTCTGAAACATTTACAGCCAGTGAAGAAGGTATGTATTGGCTACAAATAAAAAACCACTGTGAAGTTATAGCTGATACTATTCAGATAAATCATTTTGATTCGATATATGTTGACTTGGGTCAAGACACTACTATCTGTTTTAATACGTCACATACCTTGAGAGTGATTAGTCCTAATGTAAATATTCTTTGGAGTGATGGCAGTAAAGGAAGCAGTCTAGATGTCAACGAAGCAGGCTTATATCATGTAAGGATAAGCAACCAATGTAAAATTCTTAGAGATAGTATTGAAATTAGTGTATATCCTCGCTTACAATTAAACTTAGGAGAAGACATCGAATTATGCGAAGATGATACCATAGGCTTTGAGGTTCATTTTGATGTTAGTAATGAAAATGCAAAATATTTGTGGCAAGATGGCAACAACAAAGCTAACTACACCATTAACAAACTCGGCAATTATTGGGTAGAAGTATCTTCATCGTGCGAAAAATTGAAAGATGACTTAATCGTTAAATACTTTTGCCGTTGTGAACTTTTCTTTCCCAATTGTTTTACTCCAAATCAAGATGAAATAAATGACCGTTTTCTTAGCCTACAAAATTGTGACTATTTAAACTATCACCTTCAAATTTTTGATAGATGGGGCGAACGCATTTATGAAACTTTCGATAATAAAATTGGTTGGGATGGAAAATATAAAGGTCAAATTTGCCCTATTGGAGTATATTCATACAAAGTCAACTATCAATTTCTAGAAAGTAATGTAATAGGACGAAAAACAGGCAACTTTATTTTGGCAAAATAA
- a CDS encoding tyrosine--tRNA ligase: protein MNFVEELKWRGMIHDIMPGTEEQLQKEMTTAYIGFDPTADSLHIGSLVQIMILVHLQRCGHKPIALMGGATGMVGDPSGKSKERNMLSEEVLQHNLTSVQKQMERFLDFDCGENSAEIVNNYDWFKDFSFLDFIREAGKHISINYMLAKDSVKSRLETGMSFTEFSYQLVQGYDFYWLFKNKNCKIQLGGSDQWGNITTGTEFIRRKDGGEAFAVTTPLLKKADGGKFGKTEEGNVWLDKRLTSPYKFYQFWLNSSDEDVKNYIRIFTLMTKEEIEQLEQQHDEAPHQRLLQKTLAEDITKRVHSEDDLKAAVTASNILFGKSTSEDLMSLDEDTFLSVFDGVPQFEVSASDLETDIFDFLAEKTQVFASKGEARRMIQSSAVSINKTKISADKQLSSDELISNKYLLIQKGKKNYYLISVA, encoded by the coding sequence ATGAACTTTGTAGAAGAATTAAAATGGAGAGGTATGATTCATGATATCATGCCGGGTACTGAGGAGCAATTACAAAAAGAAATGACAACTGCTTATATTGGTTTTGACCCTACCGCAGACTCTTTACACATTGGTTCATTAGTTCAGATTATGATTTTGGTTCATCTTCAACGTTGTGGTCATAAGCCCATAGCATTGATGGGAGGAGCAACGGGTATGGTTGGTGACCCCTCAGGTAAGTCAAAGGAAAGAAATATGCTTTCAGAAGAAGTTTTACAACATAATTTAACATCTGTTCAGAAACAAATGGAACGATTTTTGGACTTCGATTGTGGTGAAAATTCTGCTGAAATCGTCAATAATTACGATTGGTTTAAAGACTTTAGTTTTTTAGACTTTATAAGAGAAGCTGGTAAGCATATCTCTATCAACTATATGCTAGCTAAAGATTCCGTAAAATCTCGTCTGGAAACGGGTATGAGCTTTACCGAATTTAGTTATCAATTGGTTCAAGGCTATGACTTTTATTGGTTATTCAAAAATAAAAATTGTAAAATACAATTAGGGGGTTCAGACCAGTGGGGCAACATCACTACGGGAACAGAGTTCATAAGACGAAAAGATGGTGGCGAAGCCTTTGCTGTTACTACGCCACTATTAAAAAAAGCTGATGGGGGAAAATTTGGAAAGACTGAAGAAGGAAATGTATGGCTAGATAAACGACTAACATCGCCTTATAAGTTTTACCAATTTTGGTTAAATTCTTCTGATGAAGATGTTAAAAACTACATTCGTATTTTTACGCTAATGACAAAAGAAGAAATAGAGCAGCTTGAACAACAGCACGATGAAGCACCACACCAAAGATTACTCCAAAAAACCTTAGCTGAAGACATTACTAAACGTGTGCATTCAGAAGATGATTTAAAAGCAGCAGTTACAGCTTCCAATATTTTATTTGGTAAATCTACTTCTGAAGATTTAATGTCTTTAGATGAAGATACATTTCTTTCTGTTTTTGATGGTGTCCCACAATTTGAAGTCAGTGCCTCGGATTTAGAAACCGATATTTTTGACTTTTTGGCTGAAAAAACTCAAGTGTTTGCCTCTAAAGGAGAAGCTAGAAGAATGATTCAGAGTAGTGCTGTCAGTATCAATAAAACAAAAATTTCTGCTGATAAGCAACTATCTTCAGACGAATTGATTTCAAATAAGTATTTACTTATTCAAAAAGGAAAAAAGAATTACTATTTAATAAGTGTGGCATAA
- a CDS encoding NAD-dependent epimerase/dehydratase family protein codes for MIFLTGGTGLVGAHILLKLTENGQKVKALKRKESSLTVIENIFSHYNKVDLLQSIEWIDGDLLDLFSLEEGIKDCQTVIHCAAIVSFNPKDFEKMMSQNVEGTANIVNLCLEHNIQKLGYISSIATLGSVEENKVRTEDDYWKESKSNTQYAISKYLSEQEVWRGIEEGLNSVIVNPSVILGPGDWTKGSSQMFEKVWSGLKFYSTGSTGYVDVLDVAECLIKLLNSDIKNERFIINAGQMKYREVFDTIAETLNKPKPHIKVTPFLKEVAWRVEWLKSIITNKSPLVTKETANTAMKNKSFSNQKIVDALDYEFIPIEDSIKRYSQWFLEEHTNS; via the coding sequence ATGATATTTTTAACAGGTGGAACGGGTTTAGTTGGGGCACATATACTCCTAAAATTGACCGAAAATGGGCAAAAAGTCAAGGCTTTGAAAAGAAAAGAAAGTTCCTTAACTGTCATTGAAAATATCTTTTCTCATTACAATAAAGTAGATTTATTACAATCCATAGAATGGATAGATGGCGATTTATTGGACCTATTTTCCTTAGAAGAAGGTATAAAAGATTGTCAAACAGTCATACATTGTGCGGCTATTGTTTCATTCAACCCAAAAGATTTTGAAAAAATGATGAGTCAAAATGTGGAGGGCACTGCAAATATTGTTAATCTATGCCTAGAACATAACATCCAAAAGTTAGGCTATATCAGTTCTATTGCTACTCTAGGCAGTGTCGAAGAAAATAAAGTTAGAACAGAAGATGATTATTGGAAAGAAAGTAAATCAAATACACAATACGCCATAAGCAAATATTTGTCTGAGCAAGAGGTTTGGCGTGGTATAGAAGAAGGATTGAATTCAGTTATTGTCAATCCATCGGTCATTTTAGGACCTGGAGACTGGACAAAAGGAAGCTCTCAAATGTTTGAAAAAGTATGGAGTGGTTTAAAATTTTATAGCACCGGAAGTACTGGTTATGTCGATGTTTTAGATGTGGCTGAATGCCTAATTAAATTGTTAAATAGCGATATCAAAAACGAACGATTCATAATTAATGCTGGACAGATGAAGTATAGGGAAGTTTTCGATACAATAGCAGAAACCCTTAATAAACCAAAACCCCATATTAAAGTTACACCTTTTTTAAAGGAAGTCGCTTGGCGAGTAGAATGGCTGAAGTCTATAATTACCAACAAAAGTCCATTAGTCACTAAAGAAACAGCAAATACGGCTATGAAAAACAAAAGTTTTTCAAACCAAAAAATTGTAGATGCCTTGGATTATGAATTCATCCCTATCGAAGATAGTATCAAGCGATATAGTCAATGGTTTTTAGAAGAACACACTAATTCTTAG
- a CDS encoding DUF4296 domain-containing protein, giving the protein MKNTLLIIFIVVIQSCSGGSNLKRTDVISSDDMVTILTQRQLIVSELNTFQYQGDFSKFHIDSLMSDCYLSLGYSKDEFDKSWNYYTTHANEELLVIFDKVLQELQLLEEKSKN; this is encoded by the coding sequence ATGAAAAATACCTTGTTAATAATTTTTATTGTGGTAATTCAATCCTGTTCTGGCGGTTCAAATCTAAAAAGAACAGACGTCATATCTTCTGATGATATGGTTACAATTTTAACCCAAAGGCAACTTATTGTATCGGAGTTAAACACCTTTCAATATCAAGGTGATTTTTCAAAATTTCATATAGATTCATTAATGTCAGACTGTTACCTTTCTTTAGGTTATTCTAAAGATGAATTTGATAAGAGTTGGAATTATTATACCACCCATGCCAACGAAGAATTGTTAGTGATTTTTGACAAGGTATTACAAGAATTACAACTTTTAGAGGAGAAATCTAAGAATTAG
- a CDS encoding dihydroorotase, producing the protein MNSTLIRNAHIINEGKIFLADVFIQNGLIAQIGHSLDVQADENIDAEGKYLIPGIIDDQVHFREPGLTHKADLYTESKAAVAGGITSFMEMPNTKPQTLTQELLEQKYQRAKEVSLANYSFFMGASNDNLEEVLKTDPKNVGAIKIFMGSSTGNMLVDDKSVLENIFEKSKMLIAVHCEDEATIQQNTAHYKSIYGEDVPIEMHPKIRSDEACYKSSSMAIELAKKHDTRLHVFHLSTAKEMELFRNDIPLEEKRITAEACIHHLWFDDSQYADKGTLIKWNPAVKSKADKEAVFQALLDDRIDVIATDHAPHTLEEKNNTYFNAPSGGPLVQHALVVMLELYHQGKIRLEKIVEKMCHAPAICFQVENRGFIREGYAADLVLFEIDNPWEVNKDNILYKCAWSPFEGITFQSKVTHTLVNGHLAYKNGIFDESQKGHRLTFDR; encoded by the coding sequence ATGAATAGCACTTTAATTCGCAATGCCCATATAATCAATGAAGGGAAAATTTTTCTTGCAGATGTGTTCATTCAAAACGGTTTAATTGCTCAAATTGGACATTCATTAGACGTTCAAGCAGATGAAAATATTGATGCTGAAGGAAAGTATTTAATACCTGGTATTATTGATGACCAAGTTCACTTTAGAGAGCCTGGATTGACTCACAAAGCAGACTTATATACCGAGTCCAAAGCTGCAGTAGCAGGAGGTATTACTTCATTTATGGAAATGCCAAACACCAAACCTCAAACTCTTACTCAGGAGCTTTTGGAGCAGAAATACCAAAGAGCCAAAGAAGTATCATTAGCTAACTACTCCTTTTTTATGGGAGCTTCTAATGATAATTTGGAAGAAGTTCTAAAGACAGACCCAAAAAATGTTGGTGCAATCAAAATATTTATGGGTTCTTCAACAGGTAATATGCTCGTTGATGACAAAAGCGTATTAGAAAACATTTTTGAAAAATCAAAAATGTTGATTGCTGTACACTGCGAAGATGAAGCTACGATACAACAGAATACAGCTCATTATAAATCCATTTACGGTGAAGATGTGCCTATCGAAATGCACCCAAAGATAAGAAGCGATGAAGCGTGTTATAAATCCTCATCAATGGCTATTGAATTAGCTAAAAAACACGATACCAGATTACATGTTTTTCACTTATCTACTGCTAAAGAAATGGAATTGTTTAGAAATGATATTCCATTAGAAGAAAAACGGATAACTGCTGAGGCGTGCATCCATCATTTATGGTTTGATGACAGCCAATATGCTGATAAAGGAACTCTTATAAAGTGGAATCCTGCGGTAAAGAGTAAAGCTGATAAAGAGGCTGTTTTTCAAGCCTTGTTGGATGATAGGATTGATGTAATAGCTACTGATCACGCCCCTCATACTTTGGAAGAAAAGAACAATACTTACTTCAACGCTCCCTCTGGCGGCCCTCTTGTACAACATGCCTTAGTGGTGATGCTAGAGCTTTATCATCAAGGTAAAATAAGGTTAGAGAAAATAGTCGAGAAAATGTGTCATGCCCCTGCTATTTGTTTCCAAGTTGAAAACAGAGGATTTATCAGAGAGGGATATGCAGCAGATTTAGTACTTTTTGAAATTGACAACCCTTGGGAAGTCAATAAAGATAATATTTTGTACAAATGCGCTTGGTCTCCATTTGAGGGAATTACCTTTCAGTCAAAAGTAACACACACTTTGGTTAATGGTCATTTGGCTTATAAAAATGGAATTTTTGATGAATCCCAAAAGGGTCATCGATTAACTTTTGATAGATAA
- a CDS encoding polyprenol monophosphomannose synthase: MSDSLVIIPTYNEKENIERIIRKVFSLSLPFDVLIIDDGSPDGTADIIKGLQQEFNGLFIEERQGKLGLGTAYIHGFKWVLNRDYDFVFEMDADFSHDPDDLLRLYSACKNDGKDLAIGSRYTNGVNIVNWPMSRLLMSFFASKYVKFITGLPINDSTAGFICYRRHVLETINLDKIKFVGYAFQIEMKFKTWKSNFDIVEVPVIFTDRKEGNSKMDTSIFFEAFIGVIQMKISSLFTKFKQKPLYE; this comes from the coding sequence ATGTCTGATAGTTTAGTCATAATACCCACCTACAATGAGAAAGAAAACATTGAACGAATAATTCGAAAAGTTTTTTCGCTAAGTCTTCCTTTCGACGTTTTGATTATAGACGATGGTTCGCCTGATGGTACAGCAGATATTATTAAAGGTCTACAACAGGAATTTAATGGACTCTTTATTGAAGAACGTCAGGGTAAATTAGGGCTAGGTACAGCATACATCCACGGATTTAAATGGGTGTTGAATAGAGATTATGATTTTGTATTTGAAATGGATGCTGACTTTTCGCATGACCCAGACGATTTATTACGATTATATTCCGCTTGTAAAAATGACGGCAAGGACTTAGCTATAGGTTCGCGTTACACCAACGGAGTCAATATCGTGAATTGGCCTATGAGTCGATTGTTAATGTCATTTTTTGCTTCTAAATATGTCAAGTTTATAACTGGTCTTCCCATTAATGATTCAACAGCAGGTTTTATCTGTTACAGACGCCACGTTTTAGAAACCATAAACCTCGATAAAATCAAATTCGTAGGTTATGCCTTTCAAATTGAAATGAAATTCAAGACATGGAAGTCTAATTTTGATATTGTTGAAGTTCCGGTGATTTTTACCGACAGAAAAGAAGGTAATTCTAAAATGGATACCTCAATTTTCTTTGAAGCATTTATTGGTGTTATTCAAATGAAAATTTCTAGTCTATTTACTAAATTCAAACAAAAGCCTTTATATGAATAG